The Natrinema sp. DC36 genome includes the window GCCCGCATCTGGTCGGACCGACGGCACGTCGATCTCGTTGTCGACGGCGACGTTGACGACGACGTGAACACCCGGCTCGAACTCGGTCAGGGAGAGCGTACCGTCCCACTCGTAACAGTACGCGTCCGCCGCGTCGGCCACGACGAGGTAGAAACCGTCGTACTCGTCGGCGTCGGTCGCCGCCCGAACGACCGATTTCGCGTCCGCGGCGGAGCGAGCCTCGAGTACGTCGGCGACGAGCAATCCTCGAGAGCGCTCGCCGGCGAGATCGGTGTCGGTCCACTTGTTCGTGATGCCGACGAAGACGCCGAACTCGTTGTAGCCGATCCACGTGCCGCCGGCCTCGGCGTCGCTCGGCGCGACGATCAGCGGCTCCTCACTGTAGACCGCGGGCGACAGCGCCTCGCGCTCGAGCGCCTCGTCTCGGTTCGCGGCGACCGCGACCGGCGCGTCGTCGAAGACCTGCCAGGCGAGCGTGAGCGTACACACGGATCGGCGTAGGGACGCCAGCGTCTTAACTCCGATTCCGCACGGTCACTCGATCAATCGTCGTCGGTCACGCTACGGGTAGTTCTCTGCCGGCGGACCGTCTGGGGACCCAGTTTATCCCTCTCGTTGTCCCGAACGTAGTCCCGGGCGACGACGTAACTGCCATACAGGATGAGCAACAGGAACAGCGAGAACGGGAGCGCCATCGTTACCGAGAGCGACTCGATGGCGCTGAACTCCTCGAGTCGGAGCGACATCATCCCGAAGAGCGCGAGCAGCGCGCCCCACCACGCGCGGTTTCGCGGGTTCGGGTTCTCGTCACCGAGCGTGATCGCCGAGATCATGAACACCGCCGAGTCGAGGGAGGTGATGATGTAGCCGGCGATGATGAGGACGAACAGCACCGCGAGCACCGTGCCGAACGGCGTGATCTCGAGCGCTCTCGCGATGGCCGCGGGATTTCCCGCCGAGGCCATCGCTTCGGCAACCGGCTCCTGATAGCCCGGCGCGAGCACCCAGCCGCCGATGAGGCCGTGCTGGATCCACGTGAAGACCGTCGGGACGACGACGAGCACGGCGAACATCTCCCGGATGGTCCGCCCTTTCGAGACGCGGGCGACGAAACTGCCGACGAAGATGCTCCAGGCGGCCCACCAGGCCCACCAGAAGCCGGTCCAGTTGACCGCCCAGTTGCCCTCTGCTCCCGGCGCGGTGTACAGCGTCAGTCGGAACATATCGCTGAGCCAGACGCCCGTCGCGTCCAGGCTCAACTCGAGCATGTAGAGCGTCGGTCCGACCACCACGAGCAGGGCCATCGCGACGCCGATGAGCACCACCGTCGCTCGAGCCGCGTTGCGGATCCCTTTCCGGAGACCGAGCCAGACGTCGGCGAGGAAGACGGCGCCGATCAGAGCGAACACCGCGTAGGTCAGGACCGTCGCGTCGAGTCCGAACACGCGTCCGAGGATCGCGGACATCGTCTGTGCGCTGAAGCCGAGCGTCGTCGAGATACCGCCGATCGTGGCGATGAGCGCCGCCAGATCGACCAGCCAGTAGAGCCCGGGGATGCGATCTTTGTCGACGACGCCGGTGAGCATCGAACTGATCTTGTACTCGCCGACGCCGTCCGTGTAGACCACGATGCCGAAGGCGATCGCGACGGGGAGATACCACATCGCCAGCCCCGGAAACACCTCGTGAATGAACATGAAGGCCAGCGCCATCGACTCGGCTGACGCGCCCTGGACGGGGGCGGGATCCGGCGGCGGATGCTGGACGATCGACACCGGTTCCGCGACGCCCCAGATGAGAACCGAGGCACCGAACCCGACGGTGAACACCATCGATAGCCACGAAAAGAGTCCGAACTCCGGTTCAGCGTCGGGGCCGCCGATACGGAGCCGACCGTATCGCGAGGCCGTGAAGGCGAAAACGGCGACGAGCAGGACGAATCCGAGGAGGATGAACCACCAGCCGAAGTAGGTGAGTATCCATCCCTTCGCACCGGTGAGAACGCTGCTCAGCAGCGACGGCCGGAGAAAGCCGAACCCGCCGAGCGAGAGCATCACGCCCATCGTCACGAAGAAGAGGGCCCGCTCCGCCCGCGACGCGTCCTCGAGGCCGAGGAGTTTCCCCGCGTTCATCGATCGACACCCCCGAGAGCGCCGTCGACACTGAGAGCGCTGTCAACACCACAGTTGGTTGGCCGCGTGATCTTCGACCGCGTGATGTCACTACTCACAATTTTGTGAGCTACCATCAGATGTGCCCGTATTCCGCAGCTAAATACTGATATACTCTTTGTCTCGGGACCGTCTCCAGAGCCGTTACCACACTCGACCGTGCCGTCTCGAGACCGTCCTCCTCGACGGAAACGGAGCGGGACTCCGTCCCTCGGGCAGTCGGGCGTCACTCGACGACGGCAACCGCCGGCTCACGGCGACTCGGTCAGGTCGATGCCGTCCTCGAGCAGCCGATCCCGAACCGCGTTGCGATCGACGGTTCCCGACGCCGTCCGGGGAAGCCCGTCGGCGAACCCGATCGTCTTCGGTCGCTTGAACCCGGCGAGGCGATCGTCGCAGTGAGCGAGCAGCGACTGCTCGAGCCGCCCGACCGACTCGATCTCGGGGTCGGGAACGACGAGCGCCGCGACCCGTTCACCCCACTCCTCGTCGGGGAGCCCGACGACCGCGGCGTCGTCGACGCGGGGATGCGATCGGAGTGTCGCGACCACCTCGCCCGGATCGACGTTCTCGCCGCCGGTGACGATCCGGTCGTCGATCCGGTTAGAGATCCATAGCCGACCGTCCTCGTCGCGGTAACCGGCATCACCAGTGTGTAGCCCGCGCTCGCCGAACGCCGACTCGGTGTGCTCGTCGTCGAGATAGCCCGGCGTCACCGTCGGTCCCGAGACGACGAGTTCACCGGTTTCTCCCGTGTCGACGATCGCACCGTTCTCATCGACGATCGAGACATCGGTGCACCCCAGCGGCTGGCCGACCGTTCCCGGGTGCGAGAACGCGTCTGTCGGCCGCACCGTCGAGACTTGTGACGCCGTTTCGGTCATACCGTATGTCGGGTGAACCGGAACTCCCCGCTCCCGACACCGCTCGAGCAACTCCCGCGAGGCCGGCGCACCGCCCAACAGGACGAATCGGAGCGTGGCAGGTGGCGTCCAGCCGGCATCGAGCAGGCGCTTGCACATCGTCGGGACGAGCGAAATACCCGTGATATCGCAGTCGTCGATAATGCGGGCCGTTTCCCGGGGATCGAACTCGCGCTGGATCACGGCGGTCGTTCCGTAGAGCGTCGACCGGACGACCGGAGCCAGTCCACCCATGTGGTACATCGGCAGACAGCAGAGCCACCGATCGTCCGGCAGGACGCCGAGCCGGAACGCCGAGGCGGTCGCGCTGGCGACGAGGTTACCAACCGTCAGGCGAACAGCCTTCGGCTCGCCCGAGGTTCCCGAGGTGAACATGAGCATGTGAGTTCGATTCCGCTTGAGCGGGACTGGGATCGCGTACGCCTCGGTGATCGGCTGTAGCGATCCAACATCGTCGTGTCCGGGATCGTCGACGGAGACGACGGGACAGTCGACGGTCTCGAGCGCGAGCGCTTCAGTCTCCGACTCGCAGACGACTGCATCGAGGGCGAGACGGCTCGCCTTCGACGCGATTTCGGCGGTCGTTTCGCGGACGTTCAGCGGAACGACCGTGACGCCGCGGCGCATCGCTGCGAAATACACCGTGGCGAACGCAACTCGCGTCCCCATGAGCACGCCGAGGCGATCATCGGGGCCGTAAACGGTGTTCTCGAGCCGCTCCGTGACAGCATCGACACGACGGTCAAACTCCCCGTAGGTCCACTTTTTGTCCTCGTCGGCGTCGATGAGAGCTGTTGCGTCCGGGGTCGTCGATGCGCGGTGAGACAGCAGGTCACGCGTCGGCCAGTCAACCGGTTCGTTCATCTGTCACCCCAGACGTCAGAGACGCCGAGTCCCTTCGCCTGCGGGACGACCGCCGACCCCTTCTCGAGCAACACGGGATCCCGCCCGAGATCCGCCGCGAGCAGTTCGCCGGTCGCGAGCCCGCAGGCCGGCACGTCAGGGATCGCCGCCGCGAGGTGAACTGCGCCCGTGCGCGCGACGACCCCGTCGATCGTCGTCGTCACCAGCGGCGTGATATCGAGTTCGGTCAGCCAGGCCGCGACTTTCCGGGCCACGTCGATCCCGCCGAGCGCCATCGGCTTCAGGACGACGACGTCCGCCGCGTCGGCCTCGCAGATCGAGTCGACGCCGTGCTCGAGCAGCCCCTCGTCGAGCGCGATCGAGACGCCGCGACTCATCGCCCGGAGATCGGCGTGTCCCTCGAGCGCGCCGGCGGGCAGCGGCTGTTCGAGAATCGAAACACCCAGATCCGCGAAGGCGTCGAGCGCGGATTCCGCTTCCTCGTAGGTCCAGGCCTCGTTGGCGTCGGCTCGCAGTTCGACGTTCGAGCCGACGGCGTCGCGAACGCGACGAACGCGCTCGATGTCCGCTTCGACGCTTCGGATCCCCACCTTCAGCTTGCAGCAATCGAAGCCGCGATCGACCGCCCGACGCGCTTCGGATACCGTTTCCGCGGGTGTGCCATCGCCGATTGTCGCGTTGACTGGAACCCGACCCACCATCGGCCCCTGGCCGAGATAGCGGTACAGCGGCGTCGATTCGCGGGTCGCCTGCAGGTCCGCGAGCGCGAGCGAGAGCGCGTGTCTGGCCGCGACTTGCCGGTCGACCGCCTCGAGCGCCTCGCTCGGACTGGCCGTCCGAAGTGCGTCCCGAGCGCGCTCGAGTGCCCGTTCGCAGTCTTCGAGGGACTCGGTCCACCCCTGAAGCGGCGTGGCTTCGCCGTATCCGACGGCGGATTCGGGCGGGACTCCGCTGCCGGTTCCGTTCGCATCGGTAGCGCCACTCTCGTCGACCAGCCGGACGAGAAATCCGTCCCGCGAGTCGATCGTCCCGTCGGCCGTCTTCAGCGGTTCGGCGAGGGGCAGCGAAAACGATCGGTACCCGAGCGAGAGGTCGTCGGTCTGACTCATAGGACCACCAGCCCCCCCGCGAAACAGATCGCGTACATCGCGAGGAGTTTGCCGGTCCCCTCGAGCGCGGGGTTGAGCGCTTCACCGTCGGTTCGCGTCCAGACGGTTCGGGCGACCATCGCGGCGTAGGGCAGCGTGACGAGCGGGAGCAGTACGCTGGGGCCGAAGCCGGCTGCGAGCCAGAACCAGACCGGGACGGCGTAGGCGAGCGCGAGCATGGTCACGTACTCGAGGCGGCTCCACCGGTAGCCGAGCCGGACCGCGAGCGTCCGTTTACCGGTCTCGGCGTCGGTCTCCAGATCGCGAATGTTGTTCACGACGAGGATAGCCGTCGAGATCCCGGCGACGGGAAGGCTCGCTGCGACGGCTTCGCGCGGGACGGTTCCGTCGGGGATCGTCGTGGCCAGCGGCTCCGCGAGGACGGCCGCGGCCTGGACGTAGTAGGTCCCGGTCACGGCGACGAGGCCGAAGAAGACGAACACGAAGAGGTCGCCCAGTCCGTGATAGCCCAGCGGGTAGGGGCCGCCCGTGTAGGCCCAGCCGCAGAAGACGCTCACGAGCCCGATCACGAGGATCGGAAGCCCGCCGACGTAGACGAGGTAGGTCCCGGTGAGTATCGCTAGCCCGAACGTCACGACGGTCGCGAGTTTGACCTGCTCGGGCGAGATGAGCCCCGACTGCGTTACTCGGGTAAAGCCCTCGCGATCCGCCGTGTCGGCACCATTGACCGCGTCGTAGTAGTCGTTCGCGAAGTTCGTTCCGATCTGTATCAGCGCCGACCCGACGAACGCCATCACCGCCGGCACCAGCGCGAACACCCCCTCGTCGGCTGCTAGCCCCGTCCCCACGATGATCGGGGCCGCAGCCGCGGGCAAGGTCTGGGGGCGGGCCGCCATCAGCCACGCCTTCGTCCGTGAAATCTCGACCTCGGCCGAACTCATGAATCGAGTGTCCCACTCGAGAGAGTGTCAACGTTGGCATTGCGAGCCGACCGACGCCCCGTCGGCAGTGAAATTACGGTTCGGGAACCACCAGCTCGAGCGGCTCCATCTCGACGAACGCGGTCTCGTATCCCTGGTGTCGTGCCGTTTGCGGCGGTGATTCGATCGTGAGCGTTACCGAATCGCCCGGTCGCGCGTCCGCGATGGACTCTCCGTAGTGGAACCCGAACTCGCTATCGAGCGTTTGCGTGAGCTCGAGCGGGTCGTCGACGGCCTGTTCCCCGTCGCGTTCGATCCCGGCGCGCAGCGACATGTTTGTGAGCGGCACACGGTTGTACGGCGTCCGCGGTGAGACGAGCAGGTACCGGTCGTCGCCGTCGGCCAGCCGCGAACCGGACTCGAGCAGCGTGGCGACGAACGATGCGTCGCCGCTCCTCGGCACTCCGTCGGCCGAACCCGTCCCGGAGTCCGCGTCCGGATCGACCAACTGAGCTCCGGGATAGTCGTCAGCGGGCGGCAGTGCGGAGTACGGCACCTCGGAATGCATCCCCCCGTTTTCTCCGTCGCTATCGGAGGTCATGGGCTCGAGTGCTCCCCGCTGTCCCCAGCGCTCTCGCGCCAGTAGTTCGATGCCGTCGACGACTTCCTCGCGGAAGGCGTCGTCGTAGGTGAATTCGAACGTCGCCGTCTCGGTCTCGCCGAAGCGTCCCGCGAACGCACCGGTTCGCCGCATCGAAACGGGGGGCAGTTCGACCGTGACGGCGTAGGTACCATCGTTCGGGAGGGAGACGTTGTCCCCGAAGTGAAGCCCCATTTCCTGGGAGAGCATGGGCCACAGCGACGATCGTCGCCGCCAGTCGTCCTCGCCGTCGATCGTCACTCGGGGCGCGCCGTCGACGGGAAGCACGCGTTCCGTCGCCGAGTCCCAGACGATGATCATCAGGTGGACCCCGCGGCTGCCGTCGGGTTCGACGAGTTGGCGATCGGTTCCGGTGACGAGCCAGAACGGATGCGGGTACGTGAGCAACGGTGCCAGCGCGTAGTCGCCGGTCTGCACCGGCTCGAGCGCTCGCATCGATTTCCGGTGGCCGGGGAGATAGACCGCGTCCGGCGGGTTCTCGATCATCGGAATCGGCGCGGATCCCGTGGCATCATCGCCGTCGCGTTCGGCTCCGGTTTCGCGGTCGCCGCTGCTCTCGTTACCCTCGTTCGCTCCGATACCCGGCGCTGTACAGCCTGTAACGGTGAGTACAGCCGGGAGAACGGCCGTCCGCCGGAGGTACGTTCGTCGATTCATAGCCGGTTGAATTACTCGAGAGACGGGCAGGCAGGTGCCCGGCCACTCAGTAGTGCCACGGGTAGTCGTCGAAATCGGGATCGCGACCCTCGACGAAGGCATCCCGTCCCTCCTTCGCCTCGTCGGTCATGTATCCCAGCCGCGTCGCCTCGCCCGCGAAGACCTGCTGGCCGACCATCCCGTCGTCGGTCATGTTGAACGCGTACTTGAGCATCCGCATCGCCGTCGGGCTCTTCGCGTTGATGCGCTCGCCCCACTCGAGGGCGGTCTCCTCGAGTTCGTCGTGGGGAACGGCTTCGTTGACCATGCCCATCTCCGCGGCCTCCGCGGCGTCGTAGGTTTTCCCGAGGAAGAACACCTCGCGGGCCTTCTTCTGGCCGATCTGTTTGGCGAGGTACGCGGAGCCGAAGCCGGCGTCGTAGCTCGCTACGTCCGGGTCGGTCTGGAGGAACTTCGCGTGTTCTTCGCTCGCGAGCGTGAGATCGCAGACGACGTGCAGCGAGTGGCCGCCGCCGACGGCCCATCCTGGGACGACGCAGACGACGACCTTCGGAATGTGTCGGATGAGACGCTGGACCTCGAGGATGTGTAGCCTCCCCTGCTCGGATGCCCGTTCTTCATCCCCTTCGTACTGATAGCCGTCCTCGCCGCGGATCGTCTGGTCGCCGCCGGAACAGAAGGCCCAGCCGCCGTCCTTCGAGGACGGACCGTTGCCGGTCAGAAGGATACAGCCCACGTCCGTCTGGCGCTTGGCGTGATCCAGCGCGTCGTACAGTTCGTCGACGGTCCCCGGCCGAAAGGCGTTGCGGACATCGGGTCGGTCGAACGCGATCCGGACCGTTCCAGAGTCGACCGCCCGGTGGTACGTGATGTCCTCGAACTCGTCGTTCAGGTCTGCGACCGGCTCCCACTGCTCCGGGTCGAAGCGTTCCGAAACCATTTGCTCGAGTGTGGTGTGCGGGACGTGAAATAGGTTCTCGTCGCGATTCGATCGATTTGATATAGCGGTATAGGATTTAGATGGTCCCCTAGTAACAATTTTCGACAGTCCGACACCCTCTTCGAGACTGCTAAGTGAACTCTGATCGGACAGCGGTGTCGAATCGTAGGCTGGCCACTCGCGATAGGATTTCACCGCGATCATTCGGAAAACTCCATGCTAAGATACTTGAGTTAGTGATTTTCTTCGGTTACTGTCTTTGAACGATGTTTTCTACGGTTACCAGTCACCCCCCTGTTTGCACGCTGTTCATTCGTATCCTGCCAGCACCGAAGCGGTGGGATGGGTACAGCAAAGATCAGAGCGCGTCAGTTACGTGACGGTGTGCTGCTTAACTGCTCCGCTCAGAGAGCGATGAAAACAACTGACGCGGTTGAGATACTGTTCACCAGTAGGTGGGCAACCGTACTGCTAGCTGTTCCATACCGCGATCGCAACCCGCACAAAATGAATCCAAGGATAACCAATGAGACCAAACGGAGAACCGAAGCACCACCGTCCACAATAAGATGTTTTCCGACGAAGGCAACTGCTGTGAGTATCCCACCTACATAGGTGCCGTATGAGTCCATGAGTGCCGTCTGAATTACCCCCCTCCACGCGAGTTCTTCTGTGATCGGAACGATAAGTCCATTGGCGAGAAAGAGCATGGCAGCTATCCAGAGTGACCCACCGACGCTTTCTGCAAGAGCAGCACTGGCAGCTGCCGATTGAGGCGTACCGACGATCTGCGTGTACCCTACGGTAACCGCTCCACTAATGGCATAGTACATGACAACGCCTGCGAGGGCGAGTCCAATCGGTCGAAGCGAAACATCGTAGTCCCACTCCGAAGGGGCAATCCCTCGTCGCATTCCCCAGCGAGCGATTCCATATGCGAGCAGTGGAAATCCAACAGCGAGAAGAATCACGTCTGCTCCGCGAACATTTCCAACCATATCCGCGAGTATCCACACAACACCGCGACGCAGGCCAACTTCAACGACTATCCACGTGAGGATGGCAGCAGTCGTAAATCGAGCTACTGATCCTCCCGATGGAAACCAAGAGGAGACTCTCGACCTATTGCTCGACATCTATCTGCAAGAAAACGGTAGTCTAGGCGTGCTGAAAGTCCGATTATGCAGTCAGCGGTGCGCCTTCGACTCTGAAATGCTCGAAAACCTTGACCAAAGCAAATCCGACTGCCATCACGACGATGACGGAGGCGATTGGTATGGTCGCTGTTTCGGGCATCCCAGAGGAGATGAGGAAGAAGGACGCTGCTGTAGCAAGGAGCGCAGCGACCATCATTCCGTTCAGAGTTTTACTACTCAACTTGAGCCACGTTGCGTCGGACACGTGCCGTCGCTTTCTC containing:
- a CDS encoding NRDE family protein, yielding MCTLTLAWQVFDDAPVAVAANRDEALEREALSPAVYSEEPLIVAPSDAEAGGTWIGYNEFGVFVGITNKWTDTDLAGERSRGLLVADVLEARSAADAKSVVRAATDADEYDGFYLVVADAADAYCYEWDGTLSLTEFEPGVHVVVNVAVDNEIDVPSVRPDAGREQAANANAVREALAAEPGETAAEWLERAGDVLGDHEYGVCIHRNGFGTRSSSLIALGPETGRYAFAPGPPCRTSYDDVSVGASDGATDPEHGGHETDEDSALDGEGHI
- a CDS encoding CPBP family intramembrane glutamic endopeptidase, translating into MVGNVRGADVILLAVGFPLLAYGIARWGMRRGIAPSEWDYDVSLRPIGLALAGVVMYYAISGAVTVGYTQIVGTPQSAAASAALAESVGGSLWIAAMLFLANGLIVPITEELAWRGVIQTALMDSYGTYVGGILTAVAFVGKHLIVDGGASVLRLVSLVILGFILCGLRSRYGTASSTVAHLLVNSISTASVVFIAL
- a CDS encoding BCCT family transporter, with the translated sequence MNAGKLLGLEDASRAERALFFVTMGVMLSLGGFGFLRPSLLSSVLTGAKGWILTYFGWWFILLGFVLLVAVFAFTASRYGRLRIGGPDAEPEFGLFSWLSMVFTVGFGASVLIWGVAEPVSIVQHPPPDPAPVQGASAESMALAFMFIHEVFPGLAMWYLPVAIAFGIVVYTDGVGEYKISSMLTGVVDKDRIPGLYWLVDLAALIATIGGISTTLGFSAQTMSAILGRVFGLDATVLTYAVFALIGAVFLADVWLGLRKGIRNAARATVVLIGVAMALLVVVGPTLYMLELSLDATGVWLSDMFRLTLYTAPGAEGNWAVNWTGFWWAWWAAWSIFVGSFVARVSKGRTIREMFAVLVVVPTVFTWIQHGLIGGWVLAPGYQEPVAEAMASAGNPAAIARALEITPFGTVLAVLFVLIIAGYIITSLDSAVFMISAITLGDENPNPRNRAWWGALLALFGMMSLRLEEFSAIESLSVTMALPFSLFLLLILYGSYVVARDYVRDNERDKLGPQTVRRQRTTRSVTDDD
- a CDS encoding 1,4-dihydroxy-2-naphthoate polyprenyltransferase, giving the protein MSSAEVEISRTKAWLMAARPQTLPAAAAPIIVGTGLAADEGVFALVPAVMAFVGSALIQIGTNFANDYYDAVNGADTADREGFTRVTQSGLISPEQVKLATVVTFGLAILTGTYLVYVGGLPILVIGLVSVFCGWAYTGGPYPLGYHGLGDLFVFVFFGLVAVTGTYYVQAAAVLAEPLATTIPDGTVPREAVAASLPVAGISTAILVVNNIRDLETDAETGKRTLAVRLGYRWSRLEYVTMLALAYAVPVWFWLAAGFGPSVLLPLVTLPYAAMVARTVWTRTDGEALNPALEGTGKLLAMYAICFAGGLVVL
- a CDS encoding o-succinylbenzoate synthase — translated: MSQTDDLSLGYRSFSLPLAEPLKTADGTIDSRDGFLVRLVDESGATDANGTGSGVPPESAVGYGEATPLQGWTESLEDCERALERARDALRTASPSEALEAVDRQVAARHALSLALADLQATRESTPLYRYLGQGPMVGRVPVNATIGDGTPAETVSEARRAVDRGFDCCKLKVGIRSVEADIERVRRVRDAVGSNVELRADANEAWTYEEAESALDAFADLGVSILEQPLPAGALEGHADLRAMSRGVSIALDEGLLEHGVDSICEADAADVVVLKPMALGGIDVARKVAAWLTELDITPLVTTTIDGVVARTGAVHLAAAIPDVPACGLATGELLAADLGRDPVLLEKGSAVVPQAKGLGVSDVWGDR
- a CDS encoding class I adenylate-forming enzyme family protein translates to MNEPVDWPTRDLLSHRASTTPDATALIDADEDKKWTYGEFDRRVDAVTERLENTVYGPDDRLGVLMGTRVAFATVYFAAMRRGVTVVPLNVRETTAEIASKASRLALDAVVCESETEALALETVDCPVVSVDDPGHDDVGSLQPITEAYAIPVPLKRNRTHMLMFTSGTSGEPKAVRLTVGNLVASATASAFRLGVLPDDRWLCCLPMYHMGGLAPVVRSTLYGTTAVIQREFDPRETARIIDDCDITGISLVPTMCKRLLDAGWTPPATLRFVLLGGAPASRELLERCRERGVPVHPTYGMTETASQVSTVRPTDAFSHPGTVGQPLGCTDVSIVDENGAIVDTGETGELVVSGPTVTPGYLDDEHTESAFGERGLHTGDAGYRDEDGRLWISNRIDDRIVTGGENVDPGEVVATLRSHPRVDDAAVVGLPDEEWGERVAALVVPDPEIESVGRLEQSLLAHCDDRLAGFKRPKTIGFADGLPRTASGTVDRNAVRDRLLEDGIDLTESP
- a CDS encoding iron transporter — translated: MNRRTYLRRTAVLPAVLTVTGCTAPGIGANEGNESSGDRETGAERDGDDATGSAPIPMIENPPDAVYLPGHRKSMRALEPVQTGDYALAPLLTYPHPFWLVTGTDRQLVEPDGSRGVHLMIIVWDSATERVLPVDGAPRVTIDGEDDWRRRSSLWPMLSQEMGLHFGDNVSLPNDGTYAVTVELPPVSMRRTGAFAGRFGETETATFEFTYDDAFREEVVDGIELLARERWGQRGALEPMTSDSDGENGGMHSEVPYSALPPADDYPGAQLVDPDADSGTGSADGVPRSGDASFVATLLESGSRLADGDDRYLLVSPRTPYNRVPLTNMSLRAGIERDGEQAVDDPLELTQTLDSEFGFHYGESIADARPGDSVTLTIESPPQTARHQGYETAFVEMEPLELVVPEP
- a CDS encoding 1,4-dihydroxy-2-naphthoyl-CoA synthase, translating into MVSERFDPEQWEPVADLNDEFEDITYHRAVDSGTVRIAFDRPDVRNAFRPGTVDELYDALDHAKRQTDVGCILLTGNGPSSKDGGWAFCSGGDQTIRGEDGYQYEGDEERASEQGRLHILEVQRLIRHIPKVVVCVVPGWAVGGGHSLHVVCDLTLASEEHAKFLQTDPDVASYDAGFGSAYLAKQIGQKKAREVFFLGKTYDAAEAAEMGMVNEAVPHDELEETALEWGERINAKSPTAMRMLKYAFNMTDDGMVGQQVFAGEATRLGYMTDEAKEGRDAFVEGRDPDFDDYPWHY